The following are encoded in a window of Lacinutrix sp. WUR7 genomic DNA:
- a CDS encoding sterol desaturase family protein produces the protein MDFTNPLVYGVPCFLGLILLELSYSKHRKETRSQKLYAWKDLAASVTMGVGSAIIAPLTKTIAAIVLFNFIYNLFNPIVAGVHTNIMGYESFGYAWYIWFICQLCDDFSYYWFHRQNHNVRFLWAAHIVHHSSNNFNLGTAVRNGWFTLFYKPLFYMWMPAIGFPPEMVVVCLGIESLWQFQLHTVYVPKLGIIEKVFNTHTMHQVHHAQNIEYMDKNHGGFLNIFDKVFGTWKELDENIEIKYGVTHAPNSYNPLVILTHEYKDIWNDMKKSKNWSHKFMYAFAAPGWSHDNSTLTIKQLRKQMKKQNLKS, from the coding sequence ATGGATTTCACTAACCCTTTAGTTTACGGCGTACCTTGTTTTTTAGGACTCATTTTATTAGAGTTAAGCTATAGCAAACATCGTAAAGAGACTCGCAGTCAAAAATTATACGCATGGAAAGATTTGGCAGCAAGTGTAACTATGGGTGTTGGTTCTGCGATTATTGCTCCGCTTACTAAAACCATTGCAGCCATTGTATTATTTAACTTTATTTACAACCTTTTTAACCCAATAGTAGCTGGTGTACACACCAATATTATGGGCTACGAGTCTTTTGGATACGCGTGGTACATTTGGTTTATATGCCAACTTTGCGACGATTTTAGCTATTATTGGTTTCACCGACAAAACCACAATGTACGCTTTCTTTGGGCTGCACATATTGTACATCACTCTTCCAATAATTTTAATTTAGGAACTGCAGTACGAAACGGATGGTTTACTCTTTTTTACAAACCTTTATTTTATATGTGGATGCCAGCAATTGGTTTTCCTCCAGAAATGGTAGTTGTTTGTCTAGGTATTGAATCGCTTTGGCAATTTCAATTACATACGGTTTACGTTCCTAAATTAGGTATCATTGAAAAAGTATTCAACACGCATACCATGCACCAAGTTCACCATGCACAAAACATAGAATATATGGATAAAAACCATGGAGGCTTTTTAAATATTTTTGATAAAGTTTTTGGTACTTGGAAAGAGCTAGATGAGAATATTGAAATTAAATATGGGGTAACGCACGCGCCAAACTCCTATAATCCGCTTGTTATTTTAACACATGAATACAAAGATATTTGGAACGATATGAAGAAATCAAAAAACTGGTCTCATAAATTCATGTATGCTTTTGCAGCTCCTGGCTGGAGTCATGATAACAGTACACTTACCATAAAACAACTACGAAAACAAATGAAAAAGCAAAACCT
- the lysA gene encoding diaminopimelate decarboxylase: MQNSELLKIAEEFGSPIYVYDADKIAFQYKRLTSAFKKVKQVKLNYAVKALSNISILKLMKTLGAGLDTVSIQEVKLGLAAGFTPDQIIFTPNGVSLEEIETAAKLGVQINIDNLSILEQFGTKHPNTPVCIRINPHVMAGGNTNISVGHIDSKFGISIHQIPHILRIVENTGMHINGIHMHTGSDILDIDVFLYASEILFETAKHFKTLDFIDFGSGFKVPYKEGDIETNIEEFGEKLTKRFNDFCKEYGKELTLGFEPGKFLVSEAGQFLAKVNVVKQTTSTVFAQIDSGFNHLIRPMLYGSQHEIENISNPEGRERFYSVVGYICETDTFANNRRIAEINEGDMIAFKNAGAYCYSMASNYNSRYRPAEVLWINNEAHLIRKRETFEDILHNQIEIEISSKTKKKALTK, encoded by the coding sequence ATGCAAAACAGCGAATTATTAAAGATAGCAGAAGAATTCGGGAGTCCGATTTACGTTTATGACGCAGACAAAATAGCTTTTCAATATAAGCGTTTAACTTCAGCTTTTAAAAAGGTTAAACAGGTAAAACTGAATTATGCTGTTAAAGCGCTATCTAATATTTCTATTTTAAAATTGATGAAAACTTTAGGAGCAGGATTAGATACTGTTTCTATTCAAGAAGTAAAACTAGGGCTTGCAGCCGGTTTTACACCAGATCAAATTATCTTTACACCTAATGGTGTTTCTTTAGAAGAAATTGAAACTGCTGCAAAATTAGGCGTTCAAATAAATATAGACAATCTATCTATTTTAGAACAATTTGGTACGAAACACCCAAATACTCCTGTTTGTATTCGTATCAATCCGCATGTAATGGCTGGTGGAAACACAAATATTTCTGTTGGACATATAGATAGTAAATTCGGAATTTCCATCCATCAAATACCACATATCCTTCGAATTGTTGAAAATACGGGAATGCATATTAACGGTATTCACATGCATACAGGAAGTGATATTTTAGATATTGATGTATTTTTATATGCTAGTGAGATTTTATTTGAAACTGCAAAACATTTTAAAACTTTAGACTTTATTGATTTTGGTTCTGGTTTTAAAGTACCTTACAAAGAAGGAGATATTGAAACGAATATTGAAGAATTTGGAGAAAAACTAACCAAACGTTTTAATGATTTCTGCAAAGAATACGGAAAAGAATTAACCCTTGGTTTTGAACCAGGAAAATTTTTAGTTAGTGAAGCTGGTCAGTTTTTAGCAAAAGTAAATGTTGTAAAACAAACTACTTCTACAGTTTTTGCACAAATAGATTCCGGATTTAATCATTTAATAAGACCTATGCTTTATGGATCGCAGCATGAAATTGAAAACATTTCTAACCCAGAAGGTAGAGAGCGTTTTTATAGTGTTGTAGGTTATATATGTGAAACGGATACTTTTGCGAATAACAGGCGTATTGCTGAAATTAACGAAGGAGACATGATAGCTTTTAAAAATGCTGGAGCCTATTGTTACTCGATGGCTAGCAATTACAATTCGCGTTATCGTCCTGCTGAAGTACTTTGGATAAATAACGAAGCACATTTAATTCGAAAAAGAGAAACTTTTGAGGACATACTTCACAACCAAATAGAAATAGAGATTTCTAGCAAAACAAAGAAAAAGGCTTTAACAAAATAA
- the sucC gene encoding ADP-forming succinate--CoA ligase subunit beta, with product MNLHEYQGKELLSSFGVRIQRGIVAQTAQEAVAAAKKMTEDTGTGWHVIKAQVHAGGRGKGGGVKLAKSLQEVEEIAGQIIGMDLVTPQTSAEGKRVHQVLVAEDVYYPGDSEPEEYYMSVLLNRGTGKNMIMYSTEGGMDIETVAEETPHLIFHEEIDPALGIMGFQARKIAFNLGLSGVAFKEMTKFVTALYRAYVESDSSLFEINPVLKTSDSKIMAVDAKVSLDDNALFRHKDLAALRDLREENAIEVEAGEHGLNYVDLDGNVGCMVNGAGLAMATMDLIKQAGGEPANFLDVGGTADAARVEIAFELILRDPAVKAILINIFGGIVRCDRVAQGVIDAYKNMGNIEVPIIVRLQGTNADIAKELIDNSGLDVMSATEFQEAADKVQAVLAK from the coding sequence ATGAATTTACACGAATATCAAGGAAAAGAATTATTAAGCAGTTTTGGCGTACGTATTCAAAGAGGAATCGTTGCACAAACAGCTCAAGAAGCAGTTGCTGCAGCAAAAAAAATGACGGAAGACACAGGAACTGGTTGGCACGTGATTAAAGCACAAGTTCATGCTGGTGGACGTGGTAAAGGTGGTGGAGTGAAGCTTGCTAAGAGCTTACAAGAAGTTGAAGAAATTGCAGGACAAATTATTGGAATGGATTTGGTAACACCACAAACTTCTGCTGAAGGTAAACGTGTACATCAAGTTTTAGTTGCTGAAGATGTGTATTATCCTGGAGATTCTGAACCAGAAGAATATTATATGTCTGTACTTTTAAATAGAGGAACAGGTAAAAATATGATTATGTATTCTACTGAAGGTGGAATGGATATTGAGACGGTTGCTGAAGAAACACCGCATTTAATTTTTCATGAAGAAATAGATCCTGCTCTAGGTATCATGGGTTTTCAAGCTAGAAAAATAGCTTTTAATTTAGGTTTATCTGGTGTAGCTTTTAAAGAAATGACAAAATTTGTTACTGCTTTATATAGAGCATATGTGGAGTCTGATTCTTCTTTATTTGAAATTAACCCAGTTTTAAAAACGAGTGATTCTAAAATAATGGCTGTAGATGCTAAAGTATCTTTAGATGATAACGCATTATTTAGACATAAAGATTTAGCAGCTTTACGTGATTTACGTGAAGAAAATGCAATTGAAGTTGAAGCAGGTGAGCATGGATTAAACTATGTAGATCTTGACGGAAACGTTGGTTGTATGGTAAATGGAGCTGGACTTGCAATGGCAACTATGGATTTAATTAAGCAAGCAGGTGGTGAGCCAGCTAACTTTTTAGATGTTGGTGGTACTGCAGATGCAGCAAGAGTAGAAATTGCTTTTGAACTTATCTTAAGAGATCCAGCTGTAAAAGCAATATTAATTAACATTTTTGGTGGTATTGTTCGTTGTGATCGTGTTGCTCAAGGTGTGATTGATGCATACAAAAACATGGGTAATATTGAAGTGCCAATTATTGTACGTTTACAAGGTACCAATGCAGATATTGCTAAAGAATTAATTGATAATTCTGGATTAGATGTAATGAGTGCTACTGAGTTTCAAGAAGCTGCAGATAAAGTACAAGCTGTATTAGCTAAGTAA
- a CDS encoding DUF1456 family protein, giving the protein MTNNDIFKKLRVAHKLRDEDIIKILALVDFRIGKSELNAFFRKEDHPKYMECGDQILRNFLNGLVIHLRGPMPKKGEKKISDTPTKNKIQKKSND; this is encoded by the coding sequence ATGACTAATAATGACATATTTAAAAAACTAAGAGTAGCACACAAACTTCGTGATGAGGATATTATTAAAATTCTAGCTTTAGTCGATTTTAGAATTGGAAAGAGTGAGCTTAATGCTTTTTTCAGAAAAGAAGATCATCCTAAATATATGGAGTGTGGAGATCAAATTTTACGAAACTTTCTAAATGGTTTAGTAATTCATTTACGAGGTCCAATGCCAAAAAAAGGAGAGAAAAAAATAAGCGATACTCCAACAAAAAATAAGATACAAAAAAAGAGCAACGATTAG
- a CDS encoding TerB family tellurite resistance protein: MVNRVEKLCLLSEMIAFAKCDKMIKSIEHKFLIGVAKQLHISREDFDYLIENPIDYTHLKSHSERIVQFHRLVLLMSIDDEIEDKEIIKLHNFGLRMGLNHESISRVLYLMESFPNKIVPPDVLIDIFKVQYN, translated from the coding sequence ATGGTAAATAGGGTAGAAAAACTTTGCCTTTTGTCTGAAATGATTGCATTTGCAAAATGTGACAAGATGATAAAAAGTATTGAGCATAAATTTTTAATAGGTGTAGCGAAGCAGTTGCATATTTCTCGTGAAGATTTTGATTACCTTATAGAAAATCCTATAGATTATACACATTTAAAATCACATAGTGAACGTATTGTACAATTTCATAGATTGGTTTTATTAATGAGTATTGATGATGAAATTGAAGATAAGGAAATTATTAAATTGCATAATTTTGGTTTACGAATGGGATTAAACCATGAGTCTATTAGTAGAGTATTGTATTTAATGGAAAGCTTTCCAAATAAAATTGTACCACCAGATGTTTTGATAGATATTTTTAAAGTACAGTATAATTAA
- the uvrB gene encoding excinuclease ABC subunit UvrB yields the protein MKFKIESEFKPTGDQPNAIKQLVHGLDTHEKYQTLLGVTGSGKTFTVANVIEETQRPTLVLAHNKTLAAQLYSEFKQFFPENAVEYFVSYYDYYQPEAYIPTSGVYIEKDLSINEEIEKMRLSTTSSLLSGRRDVIVIASVSCLYGIGNPVEFQKNVITLKRDQVISRTKLLHQLVQSLYSRTEADFNHGNFRIKGDTVDIFPSYADDAFRIHFFGDEIEEIESFDIQTNKVIEKYDVLTIYPANMFVTSPDILQGAIKSIQDDLVKQYDYFKEIGKHLEAKRLKERTEFDLEMIRELGYCSGIENYSRYLDGREPGTRPFCLLDYFPEDFLMVVDESHVTISQVHAMYGGDRSRKENLVEYGFRLPAAMDNRPLKFEEFEALQNQVIYVSATPADYELEKTGGVYVEQVIRPTGLLDPIIEVRPSLNQIDDLIEEIQQRIEKDERTLVTTLTKRMAEELTKYLSRIQIRVNYIHSDVDTLERVQIMQDLRKGIYDVLVGVNLLREGLDLPEVSLVAILDADKEGFLRSARSLTQTVGRAARNLNGKAIMYADKITKSMQKTIDETEYRRAKQIAYNTKHNLVPKALNKSLDSALGKNSVSTYSYELEAARAAEPESEYLSKGELEKKIREKRKIMEQAAKALDFLVAAKLRDEIKSYQGKLEELKV from the coding sequence ATGAAATTTAAAATAGAATCGGAATTCAAACCAACTGGAGATCAACCAAATGCAATAAAACAATTAGTGCATGGTTTAGACACCCATGAGAAATACCAAACCTTACTTGGTGTTACAGGTTCTGGTAAAACATTTACCGTTGCAAATGTCATTGAAGAAACCCAAAGACCGACCTTAGTTCTTGCACATAACAAAACTTTAGCCGCACAACTATACAGTGAATTCAAACAGTTTTTCCCGGAAAATGCGGTCGAGTATTTTGTTTCCTATTATGATTATTACCAACCAGAAGCCTACATACCAACTTCTGGGGTTTATATAGAAAAAGATTTATCTATTAATGAAGAAATAGAGAAGATGCGATTAAGCACCACCTCTTCCCTACTTTCTGGGCGTCGTGATGTGATTGTTATTGCTTCCGTTTCGTGTTTATATGGTATTGGAAATCCGGTAGAATTTCAAAAAAATGTAATTACTTTAAAACGAGATCAAGTCATTTCTCGTACCAAATTATTACACCAATTAGTACAAAGTTTGTATTCGCGTACCGAAGCCGATTTTAACCATGGAAACTTCCGAATAAAAGGAGATACAGTAGATATTTTTCCAAGTTATGCAGATGATGCTTTTCGCATTCACTTTTTTGGCGATGAAATTGAAGAAATCGAATCTTTCGACATTCAAACCAATAAGGTTATTGAAAAATATGATGTGCTAACCATCTATCCTGCAAATATGTTTGTTACTTCTCCAGACATTTTACAAGGAGCGATTAAAAGCATTCAAGATGATTTAGTCAAACAATACGATTATTTTAAAGAAATAGGAAAGCATCTAGAAGCAAAACGTCTTAAAGAACGCACCGAATTTGATTTAGAAATGATTCGGGAACTGGGTTATTGTTCTGGAATTGAAAATTACTCAAGATACCTTGACGGAAGAGAACCAGGAACACGACCTTTCTGTTTATTAGATTATTTTCCTGAGGATTTTCTCATGGTTGTAGATGAAAGTCACGTAACTATTTCACAAGTCCACGCGATGTATGGAGGCGATAGAAGTAGAAAAGAGAATTTGGTAGAATATGGCTTTAGACTTCCAGCTGCCATGGACAATAGACCATTAAAATTTGAAGAGTTTGAAGCACTTCAAAATCAAGTCATATATGTGAGTGCAACTCCTGCAGATTATGAGCTTGAAAAAACAGGTGGTGTATATGTAGAGCAAGTTATTAGACCGACAGGTTTATTAGATCCTATTATTGAAGTAAGACCAAGTTTAAATCAGATTGATGATTTAATTGAAGAAATACAACAACGTATAGAAAAAGACGAACGTACTTTAGTGACTACACTTACGAAACGTATGGCCGAAGAATTAACGAAATATTTAAGCCGAATTCAGATCCGCGTAAATTATATTCATAGTGATGTAGATACTTTAGAACGTGTACAAATCATGCAAGATTTACGTAAAGGTATTTATGATGTTTTGGTTGGTGTGAATTTACTACGTGAAGGTTTAGATTTACCAGAAGTATCTTTGGTTGCCATATTAGATGCAGATAAAGAAGGTTTTTTACGTTCGGCAAGATCATTAACCCAAACCGTTGGTAGAGCTGCAAGAAACCTGAACGGAAAAGCAATTATGTATGCCGATAAAATTACAAAAAGCATGCAAAAAACGATTGATGAAACCGAATACAGACGTGCAAAACAAATTGCCTATAACACCAAGCATAATTTAGTACCAAAAGCATTAAATAAAAGTTTAGATAGTGCTTTAGGTAAAAATTCGGTGAGCACCTATAGTTACGAATTAGAAGCGGCAAGAGCGGCAGAACCAGAAAGCGAATATTTATCGAAAGGAGAATTAGAAAAGAAAATTCGTGAAAAACGGAAAATTATGGAGCAAGCAGCAAAAGCTTTAGACTTTTTAGTTGCTGCAAAACTTCGTGACGAAATTAAAAGCTACCAAGGTAAACTGGAAGAGTTGAAAGTTTAA
- a CDS encoding T9SS type B sorting domain-containing protein has translation MKRIKLLLVFICTFFIYNASNAFNTNKNITDNTKASSFCPAPVVTSFFPSSGPEDTLVYISGSDFTTAATVAFDGISATFTIIDDNEIEAYIPAGISASSNITITSTGGCVGNSVTDFTLLASECTTADVYISEIYDANSGSYAVIELYNPTNAPVVLDGVYIIERFGDIGNAAPSHTYNVLGTIPPLDTFIIILGSGSDCPSLTADFNVSTGINDNDEFKLFKNGTLIDIVNAPADRGYTIIRNPDAAVTQTTYTASDWSINSNEDCSDLGSHTADPIPDNTPTITNPTSQTICENGTATFTTSISGSETYIYQWKVLNSAGNWINVVNDTNYSGATTATLTITNAPSTFDANQYYCEVTSASCDLVTNAAQLEINNMASTPILACWESATYDSATCSWVITGTQALAPTGLECWETATFNTTTCVWDVTGTQALAPTGLECWQTTTFNSTTCAWDIIGTQDPMPTGLECWETATFNTTTCAWVITGTQAAAPTTLECWETATFNTTTCVWDITGTQDPMPTLACWESATFDNTTCAWVITGTQATAPTALECWETATFNTTTCAWEITGTQDPMPTLQCWESASFDSTTCAWVVTGTQDPMPTGLACGQTATFNNTTCAWEIVTGTPDPMPTGLACWETATFNTTTCAWDITGTQDPMPTLQCWESASFDNTTCAWVVTGTFVDFTLDTSNITISGNTLTVNMTDTSINYEYTIDAGTFQTNPSFTNIANGIHTLTVQDENGCVIKSLPFTIEGVQEINIPLFFTPNGDNINDTWLITDTQNTIKQILIFNRYGKLLKEVSPAEKYWDGTYRGYNLESNDYWYLITLYTGEEFKGHFTLKR, from the coding sequence ATGAAACGTATTAAACTTTTACTTGTTTTTATTTGTACTTTTTTTATTTACAATGCAAGCAACGCCTTTAACACCAACAAAAATATAACTGATAATACAAAGGCTTCTAGCTTTTGTCCTGCTCCAGTTGTAACTTCTTTTTTCCCTTCTAGCGGACCAGAAGACACATTAGTTTACATTAGCGGAAGTGATTTCACTACTGCAGCAACAGTAGCATTCGACGGAATAAGCGCAACGTTCACTATAATTGATGACAATGAAATAGAAGCTTATATTCCTGCTGGAATTTCAGCCTCTTCCAATATAACTATTACTAGTACTGGTGGCTGTGTAGGAAACTCGGTAACAGACTTTACTTTATTAGCTTCCGAATGTACTACTGCAGATGTTTATATTTCAGAAATTTATGATGCAAATTCTGGAAGTTATGCCGTTATAGAATTATACAACCCAACCAATGCTCCTGTTGTTTTAGATGGCGTTTATATTATTGAGCGTTTTGGTGATATTGGAAATGCTGCACCAAGTCATACCTATAATGTATTAGGAACCATACCTCCTTTAGACACTTTTATTATTATATTAGGAAGTGGTTCTGATTGTCCTTCATTAACTGCTGATTTTAATGTTAGCACAGGTATTAACGACAATGATGAGTTTAAACTTTTTAAAAACGGTACCTTAATCGATATTGTTAATGCTCCTGCTGATAGAGGATATACCATTATTAGAAATCCCGATGCTGCCGTAACCCAAACTACTTATACTGCTAGTGATTGGTCTATAAATTCTAACGAAGATTGTTCCGACTTAGGTTCGCATACCGCAGATCCAATTCCGGATAATACACCAACGATTACAAATCCAACTTCACAAACCATTTGTGAAAATGGCACTGCTACTTTTACAACATCTATATCTGGTAGCGAAACATACATCTACCAATGGAAAGTTTTAAACAGTGCTGGAAACTGGATAAATGTAGTTAATGATACGAATTACTCTGGAGCTACAACAGCTACTTTAACCATTACAAATGCACCTTCAACTTTTGATGCGAATCAATATTATTGCGAAGTGACTTCGGCTAGTTGTGATTTAGTTACGAATGCTGCGCAGTTAGAAATTAATAATATGGCAAGTACACCAATATTAGCATGTTGGGAATCGGCAACGTATGATAGCGCAACCTGTTCTTGGGTAATAACAGGAACGCAAGCTCTAGCACCAACTGGTTTAGAATGTTGGGAAACAGCTACATTCAATACTACAACCTGTGTTTGGGACGTAACTGGAACACAAGCTCTAGCTCCAACTGGTTTAGAATGCTGGCAAACAACAACATTTAATAGCACTACTTGTGCTTGGGACATAATTGGGACGCAAGATCCAATGCCTACTGGTTTAGAATGTTGGGAAACAGCAACATTTAATACTACAACCTGTGCTTGGGTAATTACAGGAACACAAGCAGCAGCACCAACAACTTTAGAATGCTGGGAAACGGCTACATTTAATACTACAACCTGTGTTTGGGATATTACTGGAACGCAAGATCCAATGCCAACGTTAGCATGCTGGGAATCTGCAACATTCGATAACACAACTTGTGCATGGGTAATTACAGGAACACAAGCAACAGCTCCAACGGCTTTAGAATGTTGGGAAACAGCTACATTTAATACTACAACCTGTGCTTGGGAAATAACAGGAACGCAAGATCCAATGCCAACATTACAGTGTTGGGAATCGGCATCATTCGATAGCACAACTTGTGCTTGGGTAGTAACAGGAACACAAGATCCAATGCCAACTGGTTTGGCTTGCGGACAAACAGCAACTTTCAATAACACAACATGCGCTTGGGAAATAGTAACTGGAACGCCAGATCCAATGCCAACAGGTTTAGCGTGCTGGGAAACAGCTACATTCAATACTACGACCTGCGCTTGGGATATAACAGGAACGCAAGATCCAATGCCAACATTACAGTGTTGGGAATCGGCATCATTCGATAACACAACTTGTGCTTGGGTAGTAACTGGAACATTTGTCGATTTCACACTAGATACTTCTAATATTACCATTTCAGGAAACACACTAACCGTAAACATGACAGATACGAGTATCAATTATGAGTATACTATAGATGCTGGTACTTTTCAAACAAACCCTTCTTTTACTAATATTGCAAATGGCATACATACCTTAACGGTTCAAGATGAAAATGGTTGTGTAATTAAATCATTACCCTTTACCATCGAAGGTGTCCAAGAAATAAATATTCCTTTATTTTTCACTCCAAATGGCGATAATATAAACGATACTTGGTTAATAACCGATACGCAAAATACGATTAAACAAATCTTAATATTTAACAGATATGGTAAACTCTTAAAAGAAGTTTCTCCTGCTGAAAAATATTGGGACGGAACCTACAGAGGATATAATTTAGAAAGTAATGATTATTGGTACTTAATCACATTATATACGGGTGAAGAATTTAAAGGACATTTTACCTTAAAACGATAG
- a CDS encoding gliding motility-associated C-terminal domain-containing protein yields MKKTITLFCSIALLLFTITSTSSNTNLVKNINKTTECPAAVITSFSPSSGPENTLITITGSNFSTANTVAFGGINTTFNIISDTEITAFIPAGTSASATISIISTGGCTGTSTSNFTLLASECTTAEIYISEIYDAVSGDYAVIELYNPTNAPVVIDNIYEIVRYGDIGNTAPNNIFNNITGTIAPLSTFIIQMGSSGSDCPSLSVDFNIPTGINDNDEFELLKNSVIIDNVHAPNERGYSIIRNADATIPQTTYDSNDWSISSQEDCSDLGVHTADAIPDNTPNITHPTSQSICENGSTTFTASEDSGTFSYQWKTLNASGNWVNVTNNTNYSGATTGTLTLNNVPVSFDNNQYYCEITSPSCTLITNAAQLEINVINPPTLECWQTATFNSTTCDWIITGTQDPIPTGLACWETATFNTTTCAWEVTGTQDPIPTGLACWETTTFNNTTCAWEVTGTQAPMPTGLACWETTTFNNTTCAWEVTGTQDPMPTGLACWETTTFNNTTCSWVITGIPIDFDLSLSNITIVDNTITVNMTDISINYIYIVDSGASQENPTFTDLANGLHTLEVQDENGCVSKSISFEVLVNLDAIVIPNGFSPNGDGINEWFNIQGLYDTYTNHSLEIYNRYGSLIFKGNNDNKWYGKANKGLLSTDKTLPVGTYFYVLHLNDANASKQRYIGWVYLNK; encoded by the coding sequence ATGAAAAAAACTATTACCCTATTCTGTTCTATTGCTCTTTTATTATTTACTATTACTAGTACATCAAGCAATACCAATCTTGTTAAAAACATAAATAAAACAACAGAATGCCCTGCTGCTGTTATTACCTCTTTTTCTCCTTCTTCAGGACCAGAAAATACATTAATAACCATTACTGGAAGTAATTTCAGCACTGCAAATACGGTAGCATTTGGAGGAATAAACACTACTTTTAATATTATTTCAGATACAGAAATAACCGCTTTTATTCCTGCGGGAACTAGTGCTTCTGCTACTATTTCTATCATAAGTACTGGAGGCTGCACAGGAACATCTACGTCAAACTTCACGTTGTTAGCTTCAGAATGTACTACTGCAGAAATTTATATTTCAGAAATTTATGATGCTGTTTCTGGAGATTACGCCGTTATAGAATTGTATAACCCTACCAATGCTCCTGTAGTTATTGATAACATCTATGAGATTGTGAGATATGGTGATATTGGAAATACTGCTCCAAATAATATCTTTAATAATATCACAGGAACGATAGCTCCTTTGAGTACTTTTATTATTCAAATGGGAAGTAGTGGTTCTGATTGTCCTTCATTAAGTGTAGATTTTAATATTCCCACAGGAATTAATGACAATGATGAATTTGAACTTTTAAAAAATAGCGTCATCATAGATAATGTGCATGCACCAAACGAAAGAGGTTATAGTATTATCAGAAATGCAGACGCTACCATTCCACAAACCACGTATGATAGCAATGATTGGTCTATAAGCTCTCAAGAAGATTGTTCCGATTTAGGTGTACATACTGCTGATGCCATTCCAGATAACACACCAAATATTACACATCCAACGTCACAATCTATTTGTGAAAATGGATCAACTACTTTTACAGCTTCTGAGGATTCTGGAACATTTTCATACCAATGGAAAACACTTAACGCTTCCGGAAACTGGGTAAACGTAACCAATAACACGAATTATTCAGGCGCTACAACGGGTACATTAACCCTTAATAATGTTCCTGTTAGTTTTGATAATAACCAATATTATTGCGAAATCACTTCACCTTCTTGTACGCTGATAACCAATGCAGCCCAATTAGAAATTAATGTGATTAATCCACCAACATTAGAGTGTTGGCAGACTGCTACATTTAATAGCACAACGTGTGATTGGATAATAACTGGTACGCAAGATCCAATACCAACAGGTTTAGCATGTTGGGAAACTGCTACATTCAACACTACAACTTGTGCTTGGGAAGTCACTGGAACCCAAGACCCAATCCCTACTGGTTTAGCATGTTGGGAAACTACAACATTCAATAATACAACATGTGCTTGGGAAGTTACTGGAACGCAAGCCCCTATGCCTACTGGTTTAGCTTGTTGGGAAACTACAACATTCAATAATACAACATGTGCTTGGGAAGTCACTGGAACGCAAGATCCTATGCCTACAGGTTTAGCATGTTGGGAAACTACTACATTCAATAATACAACATGTAGCTGGGTAATAACTGGAATACCTATTGATTTTGATTTATCACTTTCAAACATTACCATCGTTGATAACACGATAACAGTAAACATGACAGATATTAGCATAAACTATATTTACATTGTAGATTCTGGTGCTTCTCAAGAAAATCCAACCTTCACAGATCTTGCTAATGGCCTTCACACCTTAGAGGTTCAAGATGAAAATGGTTGTGTTTCTAAATCTATTTCTTTTGAGGTTCTTGTTAATCTGGATGCCATAGTAATTCCTAACGGATTTTCTCCAAATGGAGACGGAATTAACGAATGGTTTAATATTCAAGGACTTTATGACACCTACACAAATCATAGTCTAGAAATTTATAACCGTTACGGATCCCTTATTTTCAAAGGAAACAACGATAATAAATGGTACGGAAAAGCGAATAAAGGTCTTTTAAGTACAGATAAAACACTCCCGGTAGGAACTTACTTTTATGTATTACACCTTAACGATGCCAATGCTTCGAAACAAAGATATATAGGTTGGGTATACCTTAACAAATAA